A region of Microbacterium suwonense DNA encodes the following proteins:
- a CDS encoding ABC transporter permease — translation MTMSTEQSINTAESAEHPVEDAHLPEPREATGLVATRQIRESFWRRWGARLLPYALVICLMILFSALSPAFLTPDNLLNILRASSVLMVLALSSTIVILSGSIDLSVGAVAALTGTLAVIMTAAGNPGLIWLALPIGLVCGLVNGVLVAYAKLPSFLTTLGTLFIFDGLALRLTGGAAVFMDHPLLDGLVNGADVLGIPNVIWWAVLALIVMSVIAYRTPFGRHIYAIGGNERVARLSGLPVSRTKLWMFGLSGLVAGIGGLMLIGQGGGSSPGMGGPFLLNAIAAVVMGGTALSGGSGGPLRTVIGVLTLGIVTNGMTLTQVDPNYQTVIFGVIVLFAVLVTVRRSETGVVK, via the coding sequence AGCATCCCGTTGAGGACGCGCACCTCCCCGAGCCTAGAGAGGCGACCGGACTCGTCGCGACGAGGCAGATCCGCGAGTCCTTCTGGCGGCGGTGGGGAGCCCGGCTGCTGCCGTACGCGCTCGTCATCTGCCTCATGATTCTGTTCAGTGCGCTGAGCCCGGCGTTCCTCACGCCCGACAACCTCCTCAACATCCTGCGCGCGTCGTCTGTGCTCATGGTGCTCGCCCTGTCCTCGACTATCGTGATCCTGTCCGGAAGCATCGACCTGTCGGTCGGCGCTGTCGCGGCCCTCACCGGCACGCTCGCTGTGATCATGACCGCGGCTGGCAACCCCGGGCTGATATGGCTCGCGCTGCCGATCGGTCTGGTGTGCGGCCTGGTCAACGGTGTGCTTGTCGCGTATGCGAAGCTCCCGTCGTTCCTGACGACCTTGGGCACGCTCTTCATCTTCGACGGTTTGGCCCTGCGTCTCACGGGAGGAGCGGCGGTGTTCATGGATCATCCGCTGCTCGACGGCCTCGTCAACGGGGCGGATGTCCTCGGCATCCCAAACGTCATCTGGTGGGCCGTGCTCGCGCTGATCGTGATGTCGGTGATCGCATATCGCACCCCGTTCGGCCGTCACATCTACGCGATCGGCGGCAACGAGCGGGTCGCGCGGCTCTCCGGATTGCCGGTGTCTCGCACCAAGCTGTGGATGTTCGGGCTCTCGGGCCTGGTCGCCGGAATCGGCGGCCTCATGCTCATCGGCCAGGGCGGCGGATCATCGCCGGGCATGGGCGGCCCCTTCCTGCTCAACGCGATCGCTGCGGTAGTCATGGGTGGCACGGCACTCAGCGGTGGCAGCGGCGGGCCGTTGCGCACGGTCATCGGCGTGCTTACGCTCGGGATTGTGACCAACGGCATGACCCTGACCCAGGTCGATCCGAACTACCAGACGGTCATCTTCGGCGTGATCGTCCTGTTCGCAGTCCTGGTGACGGTGCGCCGGTCGGAGACCGGAGTAGTCAAGTAG